The following is a genomic window from Syntrophobacterales bacterium.
CGCAGGCGCCGATTCCGAGTGCGCCCATATCCGCATAAAGCCACTCCAGCCGGTTTTCGGAAAGGATGGCAATCATCTCCCCCTTCCGGACTCCCAGCGACCAGAGCCCAAGGCCGACGGCGCGCGCCCGTTCGTAATACTCGTTCCAGGAGGCGCCTTGCCAGACGCCGTTCATCTTTTTTTCGACGGCAAGCCGCTCCCCGTATTTTTTGGCGCGGTTCCGAAAAACATCATTCATGGTTTTTTCTGATGATTCCATAGCGCATCCCCCAAAGTTAAAGGCTATCTTGGCTTCATACCCATAATCAGACGCGCCTCGGTCGCTGTCGCCACCGGTCGCCCCAGGGCGCTGGCAATACTCACTGCCACTTCCACCAGTTCGTAACTTCCCCGGGCCAGCCGGCCGTCCGGCATCCGGATGTTGTCCTCCAGCCCCACCCGCATGTGTCCGCCGAGCAGGCACGACTGCATGATGCAGGGGAACTCGTCCGTGCCGACGCCGCAGGTGGTAAAGTTGGCCCGCGGCGGCAGCGCGTTCATCATGGCGATGAACGATTCGGCGCGGAAAGCCTGCCCGCCCGCCACTCCCCAGACAAAGTTGAAATTCATCGGGTCGCTGAAGATGCCCTGCCGGGCGATCAGCAGGGTGTTGTCCAAACCGCCCATGTCGTAGCATTCGATCTCCGGCTTCACGCCGTTTTCTTCCATCGCCCGGCTGAAATCCTGCAGCATGGTGAAGGTGTTTTCAAACACATAATCAATGAATATCTTTCCTGTTTTTCTCTCGACAATGCCGAAATTCATCGTGTTGGTGTTAAGCGACGCCATCTCGGGCTTGATCGCGACGATCTGGGAGATCCGCTGCTCGGCTGTTTTGCCCATGCCGACGGCGGAGCTCAGGTTGACGATGAGTTCCGGACACCTGTCCTTGATGGCGTCGTGGGTTGCCTTGATCCGGCCGTGATCATGGGTGGCCATGCCGCCGTCTTCCCGCGCATGCACATGCACCATGGCCGCGCCGGCCTGCCAGCACTTCCAGGCTTCTTCGGCAAATTCCTCCGGCGTGTAGGGCACGGACGGGTTTTGGTTCTTCATGGTTGCCGCGCCGGTGAGCGCTGCGGCAATGATAACTGGCGTTGCCATATCG
Proteins encoded in this region:
- a CDS encoding 3-keto-5-aminohexanoate cleavage protein, giving the protein MAKEQVAGFEDSYEVEGKMALPYTYFAGRVGSKFITTIRDQQKIMGVKCPACNTVYLPPRQVCDKDFTDIRDNWVELNNTGTVTTFTVVRYDDRHLPRPAPYVLALIQLDGAGTPFMHIVEECKIEDVKIGMKVEAVFAKETTNTILDIDHFKPAPEKISIHALNTARKQWNPADEPATNEKRKGGKPDMATPVIIAAALTGAATMKNQNPSVPYTPEEFAEEAWKCWQAGAAMVHVHAREDGGMATHDHGRIKATHDAIKDRCPELIVNLSSAVGMGKTAEQRISQIVAIKPEMASLNTNTMNFGIVERKTGKIFIDYVFENTFTMLQDFSRAMEENGVKPEIECYDMGGLDNTLLIARQGIFSDPMNFNFVWGVAGGQAFRAESFIAMMNALPPRANFTTCGVGTDEFPCIMQSCLLGGHMRVGLEDNIRMPDGRLARGSYELVEVAVSIASALGRPVATATEARLIMGMKPR